A genomic region of Azoarcus sp. KH32C contains the following coding sequences:
- a CDS encoding GntP family permease: MLGLSNEVFLLLDALVAILGLIVLITRFKLHPFVALTLAAGFLGLTSGMPVEKVVKSYQDGFGGVLGFVGIVLGLGTMLGKMMAESGGAAQIARTLVDRFGRERVHWAMMLGAFLVGIPLFFEIGFVLLIPLVFIIARATGISLVKIGIPLLAGLSVVHGLVPPHPGPLLAIGVFGADIGKTIFYGLLVGLPTAMIAGPIFGSLISKYVPGTPSEQLMAQLAHEPEAKNLPSFGVTLVTILLPVALMLLKSYADVVFDEKSVVRIWMDFLGNPITALLAALLLSLYTFGTARGFGGKQIMKFLDESLAPTAAIVLIIGAGGGFKQMLVASGVGNAIGQMAVQAQLSPILLAWLVAAVIRIATGSATVATITGAGIVAPVATLIPGVNRELLVLATGAGSLILSHVNDAGFWLVKQYFNMTVTETFKTWTAMETIISVVGIVLIMTLAAFV, from the coding sequence ATGTTGGGTCTATCGAACGAAGTCTTTCTGCTGCTGGACGCGCTCGTCGCGATCCTCGGCCTGATCGTCCTGATCACCCGCTTCAAGCTCCACCCCTTCGTCGCCCTCACGCTCGCAGCGGGCTTCCTCGGCCTCACGTCCGGCATGCCGGTAGAAAAGGTCGTCAAGTCCTACCAGGACGGCTTCGGCGGCGTGCTCGGCTTCGTCGGCATCGTGCTCGGCCTGGGCACGATGCTCGGCAAGATGATGGCCGAGTCGGGCGGCGCGGCGCAGATTGCGCGCACGCTCGTCGACCGCTTCGGCCGCGAGCGTGTGCACTGGGCGATGATGCTCGGCGCCTTCCTCGTCGGCATCCCGCTCTTCTTCGAGATCGGCTTTGTACTGCTGATCCCGCTCGTCTTCATCATCGCGCGCGCCACCGGCATCTCGCTGGTGAAGATCGGCATCCCGCTCCTCGCCGGCCTGTCGGTCGTGCACGGGCTCGTGCCGCCGCATCCGGGCCCGCTGCTCGCGATCGGCGTCTTCGGCGCCGACATCGGGAAGACCATCTTCTACGGCCTGCTTGTCGGCTTGCCGACGGCGATGATCGCCGGCCCGATCTTCGGCTCGCTGATCTCGAAGTACGTTCCCGGCACGCCCTCCGAGCAGCTCATGGCACAACTCGCCCACGAGCCTGAAGCGAAGAACCTGCCGAGCTTCGGTGTCACGCTCGTCACGATCCTGCTGCCGGTCGCGCTGATGCTGCTCAAGTCGTACGCCGACGTCGTCTTCGACGAAAAGAGCGTTGTCCGGATCTGGATGGACTTCCTCGGCAACCCGATCACGGCGCTCCTCGCCGCCTTGCTGCTATCGCTCTACACCTTCGGCACAGCGCGCGGCTTCGGCGGCAAGCAGATCATGAAGTTCCTCGACGAAAGCCTCGCACCGACCGCGGCCATCGTGCTGATCATCGGCGCCGGCGGCGGCTTCAAGCAGATGCTCGTCGCCTCGGGCGTCGGCAACGCGATCGGCCAGATGGCCGTCCAGGCCCAGCTCTCGCCCATCCTGCTCGCATGGCTCGTGGCGGCCGTGATCCGCATTGCCACCGGCTCGGCCACGGTCGCGACGATCACCGGCGCAGGCATCGTCGCCCCGGTCGCGACCCTCATCCCGGGCGTCAATCGCGAACTGCTGGTGCTCGCCACCGGCGCCGGCTCGCTGATCCTCTCTCATGTGAATGACGCAGGATTCTGGCTGGTGAAGCAGTACTTCAACATGACGGTCACCGAGACCTTCAAGACGTGGACCGCAATGGAGACCATCATCTCCGTCGTCGGCATCGTCCTGATCATGACGCTCGCCGCCTTCGTCTGA
- a CDS encoding gluconokinase, translating to MQSLPHALVVMGVAGCGKTSVAEAVVARIGGRLIEGDAFHPAANIAKMRAGTPLDDSDRHGWLEQLGTELAACVAAGERPVLACSALKRRYRDQLRRAVPGLGFIFLELSRAAAADRVAQRTDHFMPASLVDSQFADLESPSGEEGVVTIDATLSVADIATAALRNWSDPSAAPSR from the coding sequence ATGCAATCCCTCCCCCACGCCCTGGTCGTGATGGGCGTCGCCGGCTGCGGCAAGACCAGCGTCGCAGAAGCCGTGGTCGCGCGCATCGGCGGCCGCCTGATCGAAGGCGACGCCTTCCACCCCGCAGCCAACATCGCGAAGATGCGTGCCGGCACCCCCCTCGACGACTCCGATCGCCATGGATGGCTGGAGCAACTCGGCACCGAACTGGCCGCCTGTGTCGCCGCCGGCGAACGCCCGGTACTCGCCTGCTCGGCCTTGAAGCGCCGCTACCGCGACCAGCTTCGCCGCGCCGTGCCCGGGCTCGGCTTCATCTTCCTCGAGCTGTCCCGCGCCGCCGCTGCCGATCGCGTCGCCCAGCGCACGGACCACTTCATGCCGGCCAGCCTCGTCGACAGCCAATTCGCCGACCTTGAGTCCCCGAGCGGCGAAGAGGGCGTCGTGACCATCGATGCCACATTGTCGGTGGCCGACATCGCTACCGCCGCCCTCCGCAACTGGTCCGATCCGTCCGCAGCCCCGAGCCGCTGA